The following nucleotide sequence is from Roseivirga sp. BDSF3-8.
CTGTAGCAGGCGCTGCTCCACGGTATCCCAGTTATGGTACCGATATTCATAGGCTATGCTCATATTTTCCGGCAAATCATACACGACGTTTCTCAAAGCCACACTTTCCATGGCCCACTCCCGGACTCCGGTAGCCTGGTAGTCACTTACCATAACAGGAGAGGCATAGCGCATAAGGTGATCACCCAGTTCGGTATAGCTTAGTTGCTGGCTGTCGATCATGCCGGAATCCCATACTCTGTGAAGGTTGCTTTCTTCCCAGAACCACTCCACTTTTACATCATTACCGCCCTTGTCCAGTCCGGTGCCTACATGTAGCGGCTGGTGCAGGTCACCAACCAGGTGTACCAGCATGCGCAGGTACTCTCTTTCGGTCTTCGCCTCCAGCCCACCGGCCTTCAGTTCTTTGGTAAGTCTCTCTATGGTGCTGATCACATCTCCATGAGGGTTCTTTTCAGCAGACTCATAAGTTTCTCCCTCAGGTACGGTTACCCAGTGCCAGTCGTGCGTATGATCGTATGCATCATCAGACCGGATGGCGTCCATCCAGTTGGCACCCATAGCAAGGCTCTCAGGTCCCAACACTTCTTTTATCTTCTCTGTGGTTTCTTCGTCCAGGTATTGCTGCGCTATATACCCTACCACGCGATGGCCGGTCATGCCCCAGCCAAATGCCTGGACTGAAGCAAAAATGAAGAATAGGGAAAGTACGTGTTTCATATTGGTGTTTGTTTCCGCTGTGTCACTGGCAAACATCCTGCCAGCAGTGCCAAAAATAAAAAATCCGGACATTTATGCCCGGATCATTCACGTATTTACTGCGGATAATCTTCCTTAAGTATGTCTTTAAACTTCTCTTTAAACTTCTCTACTTTAGGGCGCGATACACTCTGGATATATGAGTTATCCGGGTTATTTACATAGTAGTCCTGGTGGTAATCTTCCGCTATCCAAAAGCGGCCGAGCGGCTCTACCTGTGTTACTATGCGGGCATCATAGTAGCCTTCTTTCTCCAGTTTAGCAATCATTTCTTCGATGATCTGCTTCTCCTGAGGTGTGCTGTAAAAAGCTACGCTACGATACTGTTCGCCCACATCGGGACCCTGCCTGTTAAGCTGGGTAGGGTCATGAGCTCCTTTAAAGAAGACCTCGGCGAGGGTGTTAAAACTGACAACTTCCGGATCATAATATACCTGTACAGCTTCAGCATGAGACGTCATGCCGGCACTTACCTGTTTGTATGTAGGATTGGCCTCGCTACCTCCCGCATAGCCTGACACTACCTCTTTTACTCCCTGCACCCGCTCAAAGACTGTCTCTGTGCACCAGAAGCATCCGCCGGCAAAAGTAGCTGTGTCCAGTGCCTCATAGTTCAGGTCCTGTGGTGCTTTATAGGTGGCCTCTACAGGTTGGCTATCTGTGCTGCCGGAAGCTTCCTTATTAGTAGTGCTGTCAGCAGAGCATCCGTAGAAGGGAAGGAGGGTAAACAGCAGGAAAAGAGTAAAAACAGAATAAGAGGGATGTATTTGCTTCATAATTAATATGTCTTCGTTAGCCCCTTAACGTATAACATGACCTGTGGGTTTGTCACGAGCCTGACCAATAGCTGCCTGATAGTCATAGGCTGTAGGCTTCCGGGGCTGAAGAGTAAAAAATCTTTAAAACCACTACATTTGGGGTATGAGTAATGTAAGTGAATACACATTTTTAGTGGGTGATGACAAAGTAAGGGGCATGCTGACTCATGCCGAAAACGCCAAATGCCTGCTTGTGCTAAGCCATGGAGCCGGTGCAGGAATGACTCACCCTTTCATGGAGACGCTGAGCCATAAACTCCAGGCGTCCGGCGTTTCTGTTTTCCGCTTTAACTTTCCTTACATGGAAAAAGGACGAAAGGCTCCAGGTTCGCAAAGACAGGCTATTGCTGCCATGACCGAGGCTTTGAAGAAGGCAGCCACATTTGCCAATGGCTTACCCTTACTACTCGGAGGGAAAAGTTATGGCGGGCGAATGGCTTCGCATTTGATGGCTGAAGAATCTGTAGCGGAACTGACTGAGGTTAAAGGGCTTATTTTTTTTGGCTTTCCGCTACATGCTCCCGGTAAAAAAGGAAAGGACAGGGCCGCTCATTTGCAAAGCGTATCCTGTCCTATGCTATTTCTTCAGGGTGGACGCGATAAACTGGCCGACCCTGTATTGATTGACGAAGTGGCTAAGGGGCTATGCGGTGCCACCATAAAGATGTATGAACACGGAGACCACTCATTTCATGTGCTGAAACGCTCAGGTACTACCGATGAAGTCCTTATGGATGAGATAGTAACTGATACTAACGAGTGGCTTTCAAAGGTGCTCTAGCCCTTAACCGGCAAATTTTGCGGCTACTTCTGCTACGCGCTTACCCTGAAATTTTGCCGCGCGAAGTGTCTTATCATCGGGGTCGAGCTGGCCATTGTTGCTCCTGAATGAAACCCCATAGGGATTACCTGTTTCAAACTGGATTTCATCTGCATAGCCAGGGCTTACGATAATAGAACTCCAGTGGTAAAAGGTGTTGTTCAACGCCAGTAGAGTGGATTCGTGTCCGCCATGGGCTGTAGAGGCGCTGGTAAAGCTACTTACAATCTTGTCTACCAGTTTACCCTCAAACCACAGGGGACCTGTGGAGTCAAGAAAGGCTTTAATCTGTGCGGTAGGCAGTCCGTACCGGGTAGGCGTACCGAAAAGTATCGCGTCTGCCCATAGCAGGTCATCATTAGATGCTTCAGGGATATCTTTAGTGGCTTCCAGATGCTCCTTCCACTTTTCATTAGATTCAATGGCCTGTTGAGGGGCATTTTCTGCAATGCGACGAAAACGTACCTCGGCACCGGTGCTCTTGGCTCCTTCTTCTATAGCGCGGGCTATATCGTAGGTAGTACCAGTGGCGCTATAGTATATAACAGCAACTTTTATGCTCATGGTGTATAGAAAATTTAAGTGAAATATATCTTCTATACATACCGCGCCAAAGGCTATTTGTTGTACCTACATTGATATTTTTAAAAAAGCTCAGGCCTTTTGCAGATACTTTTCTGCCAGGTCAGTAAGATCCTCTATTTCGAAGGGTTTTGACAAATATCCGTCACTACCAATCTCCTCGGCAATTTGCTTGATATTGTACCGTGCAGAAACCACTACTACGGGTATCTCCTTTGATTCAGGGTTTTTCTTAAGCTTGGTGGCAATCTCACTACCATTTACACCCGGCAACATCAGATCCAGTAAAATCAGATCGGGCTTTTCGATAGCCACTGTCTGCAAAATTGTTTCACCTTCTCTCAGGCCGATAAAAGTATGACCTGCTTTTTCAAGAATAATCTTGGATACCTCCATGATTCCAGGATCATCTTCAACCATTAGTATTTTTCCCATTTTCTAAAAATAAGGGTAAACTCACAAAAAATTCTGCCCCCTCTCCCGGCTGGCTATTGACCCAGACCAGGCCATGGTGGGCTTTCACAATTTGGGAAACAAGATACAAACCTATTCCCAAACCAGGGTATTTACTGGAATCTTTTTGAGAGCGAAAAAATCGCGTGAATATCTTATTAATATCCTTATCGCTCATACCGATTCCGAAATCTCTTATAGAAGTAACTACATTATCACCATCCCGGTAAGCCTTAATACGTACTTCACCACCATCCGGAGAGTACTTTATCGCATTCTCAATGAGGTTTGAAAATACCTGGACGAGCTTGTCATCATCCCCTTTTACCATTAGGTCTTCGTCACAGCTAAAGACCATTTTATGATGATTGATGTCCAGTTTAAAGTCATCCACTGTATGCTCCAGCAGGTTACAAAGATTGAGAGGTTCGTGAAAGTACACGGCTTGGTTAAGCTGTATCCGCGATACATCCAGTAAGGCCGTGATGAGCCGTTTCATGCGTTTAATACTTTTCTCAGACTCTTCAAGAAAGTATTTTGACTGTTTCTTAAATGTTTCCTGATCGGTAAAATCCTCATTTACCATCCTGATCATGAGCTGGTTATATGCCTTTAGGGTAGTAAGTGGCGTTTTCAGTTCATGGCTGGCTATCCCAAGGAATGAGTCTCTTTCGTCGTCCAGTCGCTTCTGGTCCGTATAATCGATGCCAGAATAAATATACCCCACAAATTCATCCAGGGAGTCTGTACGGGGGATAGCGCGCGTATAAAACCATCTGTATTCACCGCTTTTGTGAAGGTAACGATACTCTATCGTAAACTCTTTCCTTTCCTGGAAGCCCTGATCAATGACATCCTCGACTCCCTGGCGGTCCTCTTCGTGCAATAGTTCACGCCAGCGATCTTTAAGCGCCGCTTTACTATCTATGCCGGTGTATTCATACATGGTCTTGTTA
It contains:
- a CDS encoding alpha/beta family hydrolase produces the protein MSNVSEYTFLVGDDKVRGMLTHAENAKCLLVLSHGAGAGMTHPFMETLSHKLQASGVSVFRFNFPYMEKGRKAPGSQRQAIAAMTEALKKAATFANGLPLLLGGKSYGGRMASHLMAEESVAELTEVKGLIFFGFPLHAPGKKGKDRAAHLQSVSCPMLFLQGGRDKLADPVLIDEVAKGLCGATIKMYEHGDHSFHVLKRSGTTDEVLMDEIVTDTNEWLSKVL
- a CDS encoding S1/P1 nuclease; amino-acid sequence: MKHVLSLFFIFASVQAFGWGMTGHRVVGYIAQQYLDEETTEKIKEVLGPESLAMGANWMDAIRSDDAYDHTHDWHWVTVPEGETYESAEKNPHGDVISTIERLTKELKAGGLEAKTEREYLRMLVHLVGDLHQPLHVGTGLDKGGNDVKVEWFWEESNLHRVWDSGMIDSQQLSYTELGDHLMRYASPVMVSDYQATGVREWAMESVALRNVVYDLPENMSIAYEYRYHNWDTVEQRLLQAGIRLAGLLNEIYG
- a CDS encoding ATP-binding protein, whose amino-acid sequence is MNNSTVLSKAYRFLLLEDVKTDAEIVKEVLSSSGIEAEYKVVATELAFKEQFEKWAPDVILADYTLIDFDGLSALKHVRDRNKLIPFIFVTGTLSIEKAVDTLHNGATDFILKDNISTLSKAVVRAIREFKHLKGLEESENRFSVMADSAPAMIWVTDQHNTPVFFNKTMYEYTGIDSKAALKDRWRELLHEEDRQGVEDVIDQGFQERKEFTIEYRYLHKSGEYRWFYTRAIPRTDSLDEFVGYIYSGIDYTDQKRLDDERDSFLGIASHELKTPLTTLKAYNQLMIRMVNEDFTDQETFKKQSKYFLEESEKSIKRMKRLITALLDVSRIQLNQAVYFHEPLNLCNLLEHTVDDFKLDINHHKMVFSCDEDLMVKGDDDKLVQVFSNLIENAIKYSPDGGEVRIKAYRDGDNVVTSIRDFGIGMSDKDINKIFTRFFRSQKDSSKYPGLGIGLYLVSQIVKAHHGLVWVNSQPGEGAEFFVSLPLFLENGKNTNG
- the wrbA gene encoding NAD(P)H:quinone oxidoreductase, with the translated sequence MSIKVAVIYYSATGTTYDIARAIEEGAKSTGAEVRFRRIAENAPQQAIESNEKWKEHLEATKDIPEASNDDLLWADAILFGTPTRYGLPTAQIKAFLDSTGPLWFEGKLVDKIVSSFTSASTAHGGHESTLLALNNTFYHWSSIIVSPGYADEIQFETGNPYGVSFRSNNGQLDPDDKTLRAAKFQGKRVAEVAAKFAG
- the msrA gene encoding peptide-methionine (S)-S-oxide reductase MsrA, translated to MKQIHPSYSVFTLFLLFTLLPFYGCSADSTTNKEASGSTDSQPVEATYKAPQDLNYEALDTATFAGGCFWCTETVFERVQGVKEVVSGYAGGSEANPTYKQVSAGMTSHAEAVQVYYDPEVVSFNTLAEVFFKGAHDPTQLNRQGPDVGEQYRSVAFYSTPQEKQIIEEMIAKLEKEGYYDARIVTQVEPLGRFWIAEDYHQDYYVNNPDNSYIQSVSRPKVEKFKEKFKDILKEDYPQ
- a CDS encoding PleD family two-component system response regulator, which encodes MGKILMVEDDPGIMEVSKIILEKAGHTFIGLREGETILQTVAIEKPDLILLDLMLPGVNGSEIATKLKKNPESKEIPVVVVSARYNIKQIAEEIGSDGYLSKPFEIEDLTDLAEKYLQKA